The following is a genomic window from Adhaeribacter radiodurans.
CCACGCCCATTCCGTTAGTACTTAACCTGGTTTACCTTTTTACTTGGGGTTGGCAACGCTCACGCCTGGTTATTATGCCGGTTTTAGTAATAGTATTTGCCTGGAACTACTACCAGCGGGGTTTAACCCTGAATTTTAACGAAAAGCCTTCTGAAGCAAAAGCTGCTAATTTACCTAAAACCGCAACCCTAGATGTGTTAAGTTATAATGTGCGTATTTTTAATACTTACGCGCACCTGCAAGATAAACAGGCCACTAATTCCCGGGACATGATAAAATGGGTAGCCGAAAATTCTGCTGATGTATATTGCTTGCAGGAGTTCTACAACGAGCCCCAATCTTCTGTTTATAATTCGGTACAAAAAATTGTAAAAAAATACGGTAAGTATTATTTCATATCCAATACCTTAATTAACCGGGTAAATGGCCAGTTTGGGATGGCAATTATTTCTAAGTATCCAATTTTAAATAAAGGCACAATTAAGTTCGAGAAGCTTACTCAAAACCACGCAATGTTTGCCGATTTGAAAATTAAGAATGATACCGTACGGGTATACAATTTTCATTTGCAATCGATGAGCATTGAGGAGCAGGATATTATTAATACCTACCGGGAGCAAAATTTATTCGGGAAAGATTTACGGAAAGTCTTACGCCGTTTAAAGAATGGTTTTATTAAACGCAGTTACCAGGTAAATACTTTATACGACCATCTTAAAGATTCGCCTTACTCGGTAATCGTTTGCGGCGATTTAAACGATGTGCCTTACAGTTATACTTACCAAAAATTGAACCGCCAGTTACTAAACGCACATACGGCCGCTGGTTGGGGAGTGGGAAGTACTTATAATGGTATTTTGCCTTTACTTCGTATCGATAATCAGTTTTTTAGTCCTGCTTTAAAAGTAAGTAATTTTAAAGTACACCACGATATAACTTTTTCCGACCATTTTCCGCTAACGGCTACTTATATAATTAGTCAATAGACACTGGTCGACAGTCCACGGTTTATACTGTATAGTGTGAAACCATAATTAGCTTTTTAAGCCTGAATAATACCAGACTGAAAAAATATATAGCCATTCAAACTCTCTGGACTATTGACTATCGTCTATGGACTATCGACTAAATCTACTACCTTTGCGCCCATGCAACCTTTAGCTCTTTATAACACCCTTACCCGAAAAAAAGAAATATTTGAACCGCTGCACGCTCCCTTTGTAGGAATGTATGTGTGCGGCCCTACGGTATACGGCGAAGCGCATTTAGGCCATAGTCGGGCGGCTATTACTTTCGATGTGCTATTCCGGTATTTAACTCATATTGGCTACAAAGTACGTTATGTGCGCAATATCACCGATGTTGGTCATTTAGTAAACGATGCCGACGAAGGCGAAGATAAAATTGCCAAACAGGCTAAAGCCGCTCAATTAGAACCCATGGAAGTGGTGCAGCATTTTACCAGCCGCTACCACCAGGATATGCAGCAGCTAAATGTGCTTTCACCGAGTATTGAACCGCGCGCCTCTGGTCATATGATTGAGCAGATAGGTATGATTCAGGAAATCATAAACAATGGCTATGCTTACGAGGTAAATGGTTCGGTTTATTTTGATGTGCAAGCTTATAACCAGCAACACCACTACGGTAAATTATCGGGCCGAATTATCGATGATTTATTAGCAAACACCCGTGAGTTGGACGGGCAGCAGGAAAAGCGTTCGCCGCTCGATTTCGCTCTTTGGAAGAAAGCTTCGGAAGCGCATATTATGCGCTGGCCTTCGCCGTGGAGCGATGGTTTTCCGGGCTGGCACCTAGAATGCTCGGCAATGAGCCGCAAGTATTTAGGAGCACAGTTTGATATTCATGGTGGTGGTTTGGATTTAATGTTTCCGCACCACGAATGTGAGATTGCCCAAAGCCAGGCTAGTAACCATACCGATGCCGCTAAATACTGGGTCCATAATAACCTGATTACTATTAATGGCCAGAAAATGGGTAAATCGTTGGGGAATTTTATTACGCTCCGCGAGTTGTTCTCCGGTCAGCATGAGTTACTGCAAACGGCTTATACTCCCATGACTATCCGTTTTTTTGTGTTGCAGGCGCATTATCGCAGTACTTTAGATTTCTCGAACGAAGCCTTGCTGGCTGCCCGAAAAGGGTATTTAAAGTTAATGAACGGTTTAAAGGTTTTAGATAAAATTGATTATCCTTCTGAAGGCCAAGAAACGGGCGCTCAGGACAGCGACCTGCAAAAGCTACTCGACGATTGCTACCGCAGTTTAAATGATGACCTGAATACCGCTAAAGCTATTGCCTCTTTGTTTAATGTTTTAAAGAAAATAAACAGCATTTACATGGGGCAGGTGCCGGTAACTAGTTTAAGCATCAGTATGTTCCAAAATTTAAAAACTACTTACCGGGCCTTAGTAACCGATGTATTAGGTTTAACCGAAGAACAACCAGATAACTTGGACCAGATGCTAGCCTTGCTCCTTAAGTTTTACAAAGAAGCCAAAGATGCCAAAGATTACGACAAAGTAGATGAAATTCGGGCCGAGTTTAAAAAATTAGGAATTGTGGTTAAAGACATGAAAACCGGCATTGACTGGGCTTATGAAGAATAAGCTTAAACCCTTTTTCTAAATTTTATCAGAAGAAAACATTAAAAGTAAAACCCCGGTAAATAGCAGTTTATCGGGGTTTTACTTTTACTTGTAGTTTACCAGGTGGTTGCCGTTGATTTTAGTGAAATTATATTTAAAGGTTAACTTCCTCCGATACGTACTCCAGCAAACTCCCATTTGCCTTTACTTTTAAATGAACTTGCTTCCCGCAAATTAAAGCTAGATTATTCGTTTCGTGACCAGTTGGGAAATCAAAGCAAATTGGATACGAATAGTTAGCCGTGTGTTCCTGAATAATTTCGTAAGCTGTTTTTCCAAATGGAACCGGATTGTCGCGCAAATCGGTCATGTGCCCCACAATTAAACCGGATAAGGTTGCTAATTTACCGCAACGCTTTAACTGTACCAACATCCGGTCGAGGTTATATAAATATTCGTCGATTTCTTCTACAAACAAGATTTTGCCCGCATAATCCACATCAGAAGGTGTACCAATTATAGTGTTTAGCAAACTAATGTTGCCGCCAATTAGTTGGCCGGTAGCTTCGCCAGGTCGGTTAAAATTGTGCCCTGTAACCTGGTAGCTAATGGGTTCATCAAATAAAATCTGGCGTAGACTCTCGATGGCCGCTTCACTGCCTGCCCGCCCGAATAAAGAAGGCATTATGCCATGAATGCAAGCATAACCTAGCCCGGTTAAATGAAATAGCAATGCAGTAATATCGCTAAACCCTACTATCCATTTAGGAGATTGCGCAAATAAAGTAAAATCAATTTGATCCAGCAGGCGAGTGGTGCCGTAGCCACCCCGGGCAGAGATAATGGCTTTAATTTCTGGGTTATCCAGCATGGTTTGCAAATCAGAAACGCGTAACTCATCGTTACCGGCAAACTGATGGTAATCTCCGGCTATACTTTTGCCAATAACTACTTCTAAACCCCATGAAGTAAGTATCTGAATAGCAGGTTGAATTTCGGATAAGGTAATTTTACGGGCTAAAGCACAAATCGCAATTTTATCGCCGACCCGTAGAGTAGGGGGAAAGATCATGGGTAAAATATTCTATTTATTGAGAGGTATTGGCCACGTAAAAAGTCCTGAGTGGAGAAAGTTAATATTAAGTACAAATTACTTTAAAAGGAAATAAAAAAGGCTGTGCCACTAAAACAGCACAACCTTCTTGTTAAGAGTATATAATTTTTAAATTACTTCTATTTCTTCAATAGCTTTTTCCCGTACGTCTGCAGGTGTAGTATCTCTGGCCTGAAAGTTACCCGTACTTACTAAAAACGCATCCGATTCGCGGAGTAACTCAATGTTCTGCAATAAAGTGTCGAGCCGCACATAGCCGATAATGTATTTAAAATCTTTCGCGATAAATTTCTCGGAAATATTTTCAAACTGCAGCGTTTTGAGTAAATCTTTGTTGGTGTAGCGCAGATAAACTTCTACCTCAATATTATTAGTAGAGTTTACTTCGATGTGCTGCAGGTGTTTTTTGTATTCGTATTTGTAGCCGTAGGTTAAAGCCGATATATCCGATAAAACGGCTGAACCAGTAGGATACCCACCAGCTCCCTTACCCGAAAAGAATTGCTTTTCGGAGAAAGCAGCCTCTACAATCACGCCATTATATTCGTTGTCAACGTTGTAAAGGGGATGTTTGCGGGTAATAAACTGGGGCATTACAAATAAAGTAACGGTAGCTTCGTCTACTTTACTTACGTGCGGCACCAATTTGATTTTATAGTCTTTCTCGCGGGCATATTGAATATCGTACTTCGATAAATTTTGAATGCCGATATTAAAAACAGTATCCGGGTTCAGGAATAAGCCAAAAGCATGCGCCGCGATAATAGTTAATTTATATTTAGGGTCAAATCCACCTACGTCTAGGGTGGGGTCGGTTTCGGCAAAGCCTAAATCCTGGGCTTGTTTAAGGGCTATGTCGTAATCTAAATTCTCGTTAAAAATTTTTGATAGAATATAGTTCGAAGAACCATTAAAAATACCACTTACGGCATACAGTAACTCATTATCGTAGTACTCTTCCAGTGTCCGGATAATCGGAATAGAACCGCAACATGAGGCTTCGTACAACAACGATACCTGGTGCTCGTGCTGCAATTGAACCAACTCTTCTAAGTGCTGAGCCACCATTTTTTTATTGGCAGTTACCACGTTTTTACCTTTTTTTAAGGCAGTAGCTACAATCTCAAAGGCTTCGTCGGCATTATCAATCAATTCAACAATCAGGTCAATTTCCGGATTGTCTAAAATATCATCTTTTTCGAACGTAAAGTAGGAAGTAGGTAACTTACGCTTTTTAGTGCGGTCTTTTACACATATTTTCTCAATGCTGGCTTTAATACCGCGGCTGTTTTCCAATACATCATATAACCCCTGTCCTACGCAGCCAAACCCAAACAAACCTATTTTCTGAATCTTAGTCATAAGTAATAAATAACACGTTTTTGGCTGAAGTTTTCACAGCCGGTATAACGTTGTGGTACTAATTAGAATGCAAAATTAATGGAAACCAATATCTTGCAAAAATTTATTTCGCTACTGGTACGGCCAGAAACGTCTCAATAAGCTGCGTTAATTTTTCGGTTTCAATTAAAAATCCATCGTGCCCGTAAAAAGAATCAATTTCCTGATAGATTGCTCCCGGGATATGTTGAGCCAGATACCGCTGCTCTGATGTTGGGAACAAGATATCGGAACTTATTCCTATTACTAAAGTTTTGGCTTTTACCTGTTGTAAAGCACTTTCTACGCTGCCGCGATGCCGCCCTACATTGTGCGAATCCATGGTTTTACTGAGCGAGATGTAAGAATACGCATCAAAACGATTAACTAATTTTTCGCCCTGGTAATTTTGGTAGGAACTGGCGTTAAAATTATCGGTTCTATTTAAATCTGTTTCGCGTTGCGTTTTAGAGTACGTATCGTAAGTACGATAACTGAGTAAAGCAATGGCCCGGGCAGCTTTTAAACCTTTTCGGCCTCCATCCGGCACGTTCAAATGATAGGTATGATCGGCGCGAATGGCCATGCGTTGGGCTTCGTTAAAGGCAATGCCCCACGGCGAATGAAACGCGTTGGTAGCTACTATTAGTAAATGCTGAACAATTCCGGGTTGCAGAATTGCCCATTCCAAGGCTTGTTGCCCCCCCAGAGAACCACCAATTAAAATATTAATTTTAGAAATGCCCAGATGTTGCCGTAAAATTTCGTGAGCGGCCACCATGTCGCGAATAGAAATATCTGGGAAGGACTGAAAATAAGCCTCACCCGATTCAGGGTTTTCAGAAAGTGGACCGGTGGTACCGTAGCAGGAACCTAAGATGTTCGCGCAAATAATAAAATGTTCTTCCGGATTAAATAAAAAATTGGTTCCGAATAAGCCTTTCCACCAATCAAACACATCCGCATTGGCCGTAAGCGCATGACATACCCAAATAACATTATTTCTTTCGGCATTTAGCGTACCGTAAGTATGATAAGTAATCTGAAGCTGAGGTAACGTTTTCCCACATTCGAGTAAAAAAGGCTGTGGGCAATGTAAAATTTCCTGACTCATGCGTTGTGTTATTTCCGCAAAGATACAAAAACCAAATTTACAGTCAGGAAATTCCACTCCTGCGCCGCCCACCCGTTGTTATGGCAACAGCAGAAATTGCTGCAACAACAAAACAGAGGTAATTTTGAGTCTTTATATTTTTTCACTGTTAATTCTTAAAAATAGATAGATAAACTATAGCGGATTAATTTCTATTACCAACTTACACTTCCTATAATCCTGCCGGGTAAAGATTTTTTAGCCGGCTATTGCCTGGTTAAAGAAAATAGCCGGCTAAGTTAATTAAACAGATTCTATAATCTTCTCGGTAATTTCTGAACCGGGGCTAGTAGCATCTGTATTTGAGCCACCAGACCCACCAGAAGTATTTACCTGGGCAAAAGCTTGCTCAAAGTCCGCTTTAATATCATCAATGTGTTCAATACCTACCGATACCCGCAAA
Proteins encoded in this region:
- a CDS encoding endonuclease/exonuclease/phosphatase family protein, with amino-acid sequence MRKKVSVTFYYILVIWLLLAIASMRIPSYYFWLTGFFLFTTPIPLVLNLVYLFTWGWQRSRLVIMPVLVIVFAWNYYQRGLTLNFNEKPSEAKAANLPKTATLDVLSYNVRIFNTYAHLQDKQATNSRDMIKWVAENSADVYCLQEFYNEPQSSVYNSVQKIVKKYGKYYFISNTLINRVNGQFGMAIISKYPILNKGTIKFEKLTQNHAMFADLKIKNDTVRVYNFHLQSMSIEEQDIINTYREQNLFGKDLRKVLRRLKNGFIKRSYQVNTLYDHLKDSPYSVIVCGDLNDVPYSYTYQKLNRQLLNAHTAAGWGVGSTYNGILPLLRIDNQFFSPALKVSNFKVHHDITFSDHFPLTATYIISQ
- the cysS gene encoding cysteine--tRNA ligase, with translation MQPLALYNTLTRKKEIFEPLHAPFVGMYVCGPTVYGEAHLGHSRAAITFDVLFRYLTHIGYKVRYVRNITDVGHLVNDADEGEDKIAKQAKAAQLEPMEVVQHFTSRYHQDMQQLNVLSPSIEPRASGHMIEQIGMIQEIINNGYAYEVNGSVYFDVQAYNQQHHYGKLSGRIIDDLLANTRELDGQQEKRSPLDFALWKKASEAHIMRWPSPWSDGFPGWHLECSAMSRKYLGAQFDIHGGGLDLMFPHHECEIAQSQASNHTDAAKYWVHNNLITINGQKMGKSLGNFITLRELFSGQHELLQTAYTPMTIRFFVLQAHYRSTLDFSNEALLAARKGYLKLMNGLKVLDKIDYPSEGQETGAQDSDLQKLLDDCYRSLNDDLNTAKAIASLFNVLKKINSIYMGQVPVTSLSISMFQNLKTTYRALVTDVLGLTEEQPDNLDQMLALLLKFYKEAKDAKDYDKVDEIRAEFKKLGIVVKDMKTGIDWAYEE
- a CDS encoding S66 peptidase family protein, giving the protein MIFPPTLRVGDKIAICALARKITLSEIQPAIQILTSWGLEVVIGKSIAGDYHQFAGNDELRVSDLQTMLDNPEIKAIISARGGYGTTRLLDQIDFTLFAQSPKWIVGFSDITALLFHLTGLGYACIHGIMPSLFGRAGSEAAIESLRQILFDEPISYQVTGHNFNRPGEATGQLIGGNISLLNTIIGTPSDVDYAGKILFVEEIDEYLYNLDRMLVQLKRCGKLATLSGLIVGHMTDLRDNPVPFGKTAYEIIQEHTANYSYPICFDFPTGHETNNLALICGKQVHLKVKANGSLLEYVSEEVNL
- a CDS encoding homoserine dehydrogenase, encoding MTKIQKIGLFGFGCVGQGLYDVLENSRGIKASIEKICVKDRTKKRKLPTSYFTFEKDDILDNPEIDLIVELIDNADEAFEIVATALKKGKNVVTANKKMVAQHLEELVQLQHEHQVSLLYEASCCGSIPIIRTLEEYYDNELLYAVSGIFNGSSNYILSKIFNENLDYDIALKQAQDLGFAETDPTLDVGGFDPKYKLTIIAAHAFGLFLNPDTVFNIGIQNLSKYDIQYAREKDYKIKLVPHVSKVDEATVTLFVMPQFITRKHPLYNVDNEYNGVIVEAAFSEKQFFSGKGAGGYPTGSAVLSDISALTYGYKYEYKKHLQHIEVNSTNNIEVEVYLRYTNKDLLKTLQFENISEKFIAKDFKYIIGYVRLDTLLQNIELLRESDAFLVSTGNFQARDTTPADVREKAIEEIEVI
- the metX gene encoding homoserine O-acetyltransferase MetX; its protein translation is MSQEILHCPQPFLLECGKTLPQLQITYHTYGTLNAERNNVIWVCHALTANADVFDWWKGLFGTNFLFNPEEHFIICANILGSCYGTTGPLSENPESGEAYFQSFPDISIRDMVAAHEILRQHLGISKINILIGGSLGGQQALEWAILQPGIVQHLLIVATNAFHSPWGIAFNEAQRMAIRADHTYHLNVPDGGRKGLKAARAIALLSYRTYDTYSKTQRETDLNRTDNFNASSYQNYQGEKLVNRFDAYSYISLSKTMDSHNVGRHRGSVESALQQVKAKTLVIGISSDILFPTSEQRYLAQHIPGAIYQEIDSFYGHDGFLIETEKLTQLIETFLAVPVAK